From the Myxococcales bacterium genome, one window contains:
- a CDS encoding WYL domain-containing protein, whose protein sequence is MRSSSRSCGSCRRAATWPRSSGRPSCHLTRAGPSERYQSVLEDAAAQRIAARVRYFSAGRGAEGARHVSVHRVVIGPPARIIATCHRSGTLKWFRIDNVFEARLDEHEPFRPAAPADVATFHDASLDGFHQDGPTEVLSFFVRDPEARWVARNLLPGMRPEEIDGGIRVTAETTAILQVARYLAGLGEAARPESPRLASCVLALAEGTLRSARARAND, encoded by the coding sequence ATCAGGTCCTCGAGTCGATCTTGCGGCAGCTGCCGGCGCGCGGCGACATGGCCGCGCTCGTCGGGACGGCCATCGTGCCACCTGACGCGAGCGGGCCCGTCGGAGCGCTACCAGTCGGTCCTCGAGGACGCCGCCGCGCAGCGCATCGCCGCGCGCGTCCGGTACTTCAGCGCGGGGCGCGGCGCCGAGGGCGCTCGGCACGTCTCCGTGCACCGCGTCGTGATCGGGCCGCCGGCTCGCATCATCGCGACGTGCCACCGCTCCGGCACGCTCAAGTGGTTCCGCATCGACAACGTCTTCGAGGCTCGACTCGACGAGCACGAGCCCTTTCGCCCCGCGGCGCCGGCCGACGTCGCGACGTTTCACGACGCGAGCCTCGACGGCTTTCACCAAGACGGGCCCACCGAGGTCTTGTCGTTCTTCGTTCGCGATCCGGAGGCGCGCTGGGTCGCGCGCAACCTCTTGCCGGGCATGCGCCCCGAGGAGATCGACGGCGGCATCCGCGTCACCGCCGAGACGACGGCCATCTTGCAAGTGGCCCGGTACCTCGCAGGGCTCGGCGAGGCCGCGCGACCCGAGAGCCCGAGGCTCGCCTCGTGCGTGCTCGCCCTCGCCGAGGGCACGCTTCGGAGCGCACGCGCGCGCGCCAACGACTGA